One region of Macadamia integrifolia cultivar HAES 741 chromosome 11, SCU_Mint_v3, whole genome shotgun sequence genomic DNA includes:
- the LOC122093171 gene encoding protein RICE SALT SENSITIVE 3 isoform X1: protein MVGSGASDRSKEAVGMMALHEALRGVCLNSDWTYSVFWTIRPRPRSRGGNGCKVGDDNGSLMLMWEDGFCRGRVAECLEDIDGEDPVRKAFSKMSIQLYNYGEGLMGKVASDKCHKWVFKEPSECEPNISNYWQSSFDALPPEWTDQFNSGIQTIAVIQAGHGLLQLGSCKIIPEDLHFVLRMRHTFESLGYQSGYYLSQLFSANRNTSPSAPSKQSLAPSRPPAPIFNWSQRSLPSATSGVASPNFQNSSRLGLPQTKDETHLFLLPHSSETQMEDMNMMADHESDIKWPNGLSFFNALTGRADDAKLLFGEGLGNKPNQQHQQLVLGETSYLQNQHWSRSDNTGVTNPSEYLSLESHSNNVRKMEKFKRSFTLPARMASSSSSTSLDQHSHNPVDYSRSSEAGIYSDIMDTFLE, encoded by the exons ATGGTGGGCTCAGGAGCATCAGATAGGAGCAAAGAAGCGGTTGGGATGATGGCCCTTCATGAGGCCCTCAGGGGTGTCTGTCTCAATTCAGACTGGACTTACTCCGTCTTCTGGACCATTCGACCTCGCCC GAGAAGTAGAGGTGGTAATGGCTGCAAGGTTGGGGACGACAACGGCAGCTT GATGTTGATGTGGGAAGATGGATTTTGCCGGGGAAGAGTTGCAGAGTGTCTTGAAGATATAGATGGGGAGGATCCAGTCAGAAAGGCCTTCAGCAAAATGTCCATTCAGTTGTATAACTATGGAGAAGG GTTGATGGGAAAGGTTGCTTCAGATAAATGTCATAAATGGGTTTTCAAAGAACCTTCTGAATGTGAACCCAATATCTCTAACTACTGGCAGAGTTCTTTTGATGCT CTTCCTCCTGAATGGACTGATCAGTTTAACTCAGGCATTCAG ACTATAGCTGTGATTCAAGCTGGCCATGGCCTTCTACAATTGGGTTCCTGCAAGATT ATACCAGAAGACTTGCACTTTGTGCTGAGAATGAGGCATACCTTTGAATCTCTTGGTTATCAGTCTGGTTATTACCTGTCCCAGCTCTTCTCTGCTAATAGGAATACTTCCCCTTCTGCTCCTTCAAAGCAATCCCTTGCTCCAAGCCGTCCCCCGGCTCCCATCTTTAACTGGAGCCAAAGGTCACTCCCTTCTGCCACTTCTGGAGTTGCTTCTCCCAATTTCCAGAACTCTTCCCGACTTGGATTGCCACAGACTAAAGATGAAACCCATCTGTTTCTCCTTCCACATTCATCTGAAACCCAAATGGAAGACATGAACATGATGGCTGATCATGAATCTGATATTAAGTGGCCAAATGGACTATCCTTCTTCAATGCTCTCACGGGACGAGCTGATGATGCGAAGCTTCTCTTTGGCGAGGGCCTAGGAAACAAGCCAAatcaacaacatcaacaactTGTTCTAGGGG AAACTTCATATTTACAGAATCAGCATTGGAGCAGAAGTGATAACACAGGTGTTACGAATCCCAGTGAATACTTGAGCTTGGAGAGCCATTCAAACAATGTAAGGAAGATGGAAAAGTTTAAGAGGAGCTTCACTTTGCCTGCAAGAAtggcatcatcttcttcttccacttctcTTGATCAACACTCACATAATCCAGTGGACTACAGCAGGAGCTCTGAAGCAGGAATTTACTCTGATATAATGGACACCTTCTTAGAATGA
- the LOC122093171 gene encoding protein RICE SALT SENSITIVE 3 isoform X2 translates to MVGSGASDRSKEAVGMMALHEALRGVCLNSDWTYSVFWTIRPRPRSRGGNGCKVGDDNGSLMLMWEDGFCRGRVAECLEDIDGEDPVRKAFSKMSIQLYNYGEGLMGKVASDKCHKWVFKEPSECEPNISNYWQSSFDALPPEWTDQFNSGIQTIAVIQAGHGLLQLGSCKIIPEDLHFVLRMRHTFESLGYQSGYYLSQLFSANRNTSPSAPSKQSLAPSRPPAPIFNWSQRSLPSATSGVASPNFQNSSRLGLPQTKDETHLFLLPHSSETQMEDMNMMADHESDIKWPNGLSFFNALTGRADDAKLLFGEGLGNKPNQQHQQLVLGESALEQK, encoded by the exons ATGGTGGGCTCAGGAGCATCAGATAGGAGCAAAGAAGCGGTTGGGATGATGGCCCTTCATGAGGCCCTCAGGGGTGTCTGTCTCAATTCAGACTGGACTTACTCCGTCTTCTGGACCATTCGACCTCGCCC GAGAAGTAGAGGTGGTAATGGCTGCAAGGTTGGGGACGACAACGGCAGCTT GATGTTGATGTGGGAAGATGGATTTTGCCGGGGAAGAGTTGCAGAGTGTCTTGAAGATATAGATGGGGAGGATCCAGTCAGAAAGGCCTTCAGCAAAATGTCCATTCAGTTGTATAACTATGGAGAAGG GTTGATGGGAAAGGTTGCTTCAGATAAATGTCATAAATGGGTTTTCAAAGAACCTTCTGAATGTGAACCCAATATCTCTAACTACTGGCAGAGTTCTTTTGATGCT CTTCCTCCTGAATGGACTGATCAGTTTAACTCAGGCATTCAG ACTATAGCTGTGATTCAAGCTGGCCATGGCCTTCTACAATTGGGTTCCTGCAAGATT ATACCAGAAGACTTGCACTTTGTGCTGAGAATGAGGCATACCTTTGAATCTCTTGGTTATCAGTCTGGTTATTACCTGTCCCAGCTCTTCTCTGCTAATAGGAATACTTCCCCTTCTGCTCCTTCAAAGCAATCCCTTGCTCCAAGCCGTCCCCCGGCTCCCATCTTTAACTGGAGCCAAAGGTCACTCCCTTCTGCCACTTCTGGAGTTGCTTCTCCCAATTTCCAGAACTCTTCCCGACTTGGATTGCCACAGACTAAAGATGAAACCCATCTGTTTCTCCTTCCACATTCATCTGAAACCCAAATGGAAGACATGAACATGATGGCTGATCATGAATCTGATATTAAGTGGCCAAATGGACTATCCTTCTTCAATGCTCTCACGGGACGAGCTGATGATGCGAAGCTTCTCTTTGGCGAGGGCCTAGGAAACAAGCCAAatcaacaacatcaacaactTGTTCTAGGGG AATCAGCATTGGAGCAGAAGTGA